A genomic segment from Canis aureus isolate CA01 chromosome 4, VMU_Caureus_v.1.0, whole genome shotgun sequence encodes:
- the RPS24 gene encoding small ribosomal subunit protein eS24 isoform X2, giving the protein MNDTVTIRTRKFMTNRLLQRKQMVIDVLHPGKATVPKTEIREKLAKMYKTTPDVIFVFGFRTHFGGGKTTGFGMIYDSLDYAKKNEPKHRLARHGLYEKKKTSRKQRKERKNRMKKVRGTAKANVGAGKKKE; this is encoded by the exons ATG AATGACACAGTAACTATCCGGACCAGGAAGTTCATGACCAACCGACTGCTTCAGCGGAAACAGATG GTCATTGATGTTCTTCACCCCGGGAAGGCAACAGTACCTAAGACAGAAATACGGGAAAAACTAGCCAAAATGTACAAGACCACACCAGATGTCATATTTGTATTTGGATTCAGAACCCATTTTGGTGGTGGCAAGACAACTGGCTTTGGCATGATTTATGATTCCTTGgattatgcaaagaaaaatgaacccaaacaTAGACTTGCAAGA CATGGCctgtatgagaagaaaaagacttcaaGAAAACAGCGCAAAGAACgtaaaaacagaatgaagaaagtcAGGGGGACTGCAAAAGCCAACGTTGGTGCTGGCAAAAAG AAGGAGTAA
- the RPS24 gene encoding small ribosomal subunit protein eS24 isoform X3: MNDTVTIRTRKFMTNRLLQRKQMVIDVLHPGKATVPKTEIREKLAKMYKTTPDVIFVFGFRTHFGGGKTTGFGMIYDSLDYAKKNEPKHRLARHGLYEKKKTSRKQRKERKNRMKKVRGTAKANVGAGKKK; encoded by the exons ATG AATGACACAGTAACTATCCGGACCAGGAAGTTCATGACCAACCGACTGCTTCAGCGGAAACAGATG GTCATTGATGTTCTTCACCCCGGGAAGGCAACAGTACCTAAGACAGAAATACGGGAAAAACTAGCCAAAATGTACAAGACCACACCAGATGTCATATTTGTATTTGGATTCAGAACCCATTTTGGTGGTGGCAAGACAACTGGCTTTGGCATGATTTATGATTCCTTGgattatgcaaagaaaaatgaacccaaacaTAGACTTGCAAGA CATGGCctgtatgagaagaaaaagacttcaaGAAAACAGCGCAAAGAACgtaaaaacagaatgaagaaagtcAGGGGGACTGCAAAAGCCAACGTTGGTGCTGGCAAAAAG
- the RPS24 gene encoding small ribosomal subunit protein eS24 isoform X6, whose amino-acid sequence MNDTVTIRTRKFMTNRLLQRKQMVIDVLHPGKATVPKTEIREKLAKMYKTTPDVIFVFGFRTHFGGGKTTGFGMIYDSLDYAKKNEPKHRLARHGLYEKKKTSRKQRKERKNRMKKVRGTAKANVGAGKK is encoded by the exons ATG AATGACACAGTAACTATCCGGACCAGGAAGTTCATGACCAACCGACTGCTTCAGCGGAAACAGATG GTCATTGATGTTCTTCACCCCGGGAAGGCAACAGTACCTAAGACAGAAATACGGGAAAAACTAGCCAAAATGTACAAGACCACACCAGATGTCATATTTGTATTTGGATTCAGAACCCATTTTGGTGGTGGCAAGACAACTGGCTTTGGCATGATTTATGATTCCTTGgattatgcaaagaaaaatgaacccaaacaTAGACTTGCAAGA CATGGCctgtatgagaagaaaaagacttcaaGAAAACAGCGCAAAGAACgtaaaaacagaatgaagaaagtcAGGGGGACTGCAAAAGCCAACGTTGGTGCTGGCAAAAAG TGA
- the RPS24 gene encoding small ribosomal subunit protein eS24 isoform X4 yields the protein MNDTVTIRTRKFMTNRLLQRKQMVIDVLHPGKATVPKTEIREKLAKMYKTTPDVIFVFGFRTHFGGGKTTGFGMIYDSLDYAKKNEPKHRLARHGLYEKKKTSRKQRKERKNRMKKVRGTAKANVGAGKKG from the exons ATG AATGACACAGTAACTATCCGGACCAGGAAGTTCATGACCAACCGACTGCTTCAGCGGAAACAGATG GTCATTGATGTTCTTCACCCCGGGAAGGCAACAGTACCTAAGACAGAAATACGGGAAAAACTAGCCAAAATGTACAAGACCACACCAGATGTCATATTTGTATTTGGATTCAGAACCCATTTTGGTGGTGGCAAGACAACTGGCTTTGGCATGATTTATGATTCCTTGgattatgcaaagaaaaatgaacccaaacaTAGACTTGCAAGA CATGGCctgtatgagaagaaaaagacttcaaGAAAACAGCGCAAAGAACgtaaaaacagaatgaagaaagtcAGGGGGACTGCAAAAGCCAACGTTGGTGCTGGCAAAAAG
- the RPS24 gene encoding small ribosomal subunit protein eS24 isoform X8, producing MNDTVTIRTRKFMTNRLLQRKQMVIDVLHPGKATVPKTEIREKLAKMYKTTPDVIFVFGFRTHFGGGKTTGFGMIYDSLDYAKKNEPKHRLARHGLYEKKKTSRKQRKERKNRMKKVRGTAKANVGAGKK from the exons ATG AATGACACAGTAACTATCCGGACCAGGAAGTTCATGACCAACCGACTGCTTCAGCGGAAACAGATG GTCATTGATGTTCTTCACCCCGGGAAGGCAACAGTACCTAAGACAGAAATACGGGAAAAACTAGCCAAAATGTACAAGACCACACCAGATGTCATATTTGTATTTGGATTCAGAACCCATTTTGGTGGTGGCAAGACAACTGGCTTTGGCATGATTTATGATTCCTTGgattatgcaaagaaaaatgaacccaaacaTAGACTTGCAAGA CATGGCctgtatgagaagaaaaagacttcaaGAAAACAGCGCAAAGAACgtaaaaacagaatgaagaaagtcAGGGGGACTGCAAAAGCCAACGTTGGTGCTGGCAAAAAG
- the RPS24 gene encoding small ribosomal subunit protein eS24 isoform X1, with the protein MNDTVTIRTRKFMTNRLLQRKQMVIDVLHPGKATVPKTEIREKLAKMYKTTPDVIFVFGFRTHFGGGKTTGFGMIYDSLDYAKKNEPKHRLARHGLYEKKKTSRKQRKERKNRMKKVRGTAKANVGAGKKKVTCFETLHDVVS; encoded by the exons ATG AATGACACAGTAACTATCCGGACCAGGAAGTTCATGACCAACCGACTGCTTCAGCGGAAACAGATG GTCATTGATGTTCTTCACCCCGGGAAGGCAACAGTACCTAAGACAGAAATACGGGAAAAACTAGCCAAAATGTACAAGACCACACCAGATGTCATATTTGTATTTGGATTCAGAACCCATTTTGGTGGTGGCAAGACAACTGGCTTTGGCATGATTTATGATTCCTTGgattatgcaaagaaaaatgaacccaaacaTAGACTTGCAAGA CATGGCctgtatgagaagaaaaagacttcaaGAAAACAGCGCAAAGAACgtaaaaacagaatgaagaaagtcAGGGGGACTGCAAAAGCCAACGTTGGTGCTGGCAAAAAG AAGGTAACGTGTTTTGAGACGCTACATGATGTAGTATCTTAA
- the RPS24 gene encoding small ribosomal subunit protein eS24 isoform X5 translates to MNDTVTIRTRKFMTNRLLQRKQMVIDVLHPGKATVPKTEIREKLAKMYKTTPDVIFVFGFRTHFGGGKTTGFGMIYDSLDYAKKNEPKHRLARHGLYEKKKTSRKQRKERKNRMKKVRGTAKANVGAGKKK, encoded by the exons ATG AATGACACAGTAACTATCCGGACCAGGAAGTTCATGACCAACCGACTGCTTCAGCGGAAACAGATG GTCATTGATGTTCTTCACCCCGGGAAGGCAACAGTACCTAAGACAGAAATACGGGAAAAACTAGCCAAAATGTACAAGACCACACCAGATGTCATATTTGTATTTGGATTCAGAACCCATTTTGGTGGTGGCAAGACAACTGGCTTTGGCATGATTTATGATTCCTTGgattatgcaaagaaaaatgaacccaaacaTAGACTTGCAAGA CATGGCctgtatgagaagaaaaagacttcaaGAAAACAGCGCAAAGAACgtaaaaacagaatgaagaaagtcAGGGGGACTGCAAAAGCCAACGTTGGTGCTGGCAAAAAG AAATGA